In a genomic window of Drosophila takahashii strain IR98-3 E-12201 chromosome 3L, DtakHiC1v2, whole genome shotgun sequence:
- the LOC123003110 gene encoding uncharacterized protein, which produces MKYTILALAVGLLCVNALVPSPNENTDSDVKIEAFSALGLTYRILEATLRSIKGFNCVLKWVGGIEDSALQFNADVESCGATASQDVTNLINANLKIVKTCDDIVNLKSKTCASVEDEEPKVSSSCVVKTAGKVWSLKEQVESAIALAEKIPKTGPNAVVCVSDAVNTLTTYYTAFPKNMVICSQLTS; this is translated from the exons ATGAAGTATACCATTCTAGCCTTAGCTGTTGGCCTGCTCTGC GTTAATGCATTGGTGCCTTCCCCCAACGAAAACACCGATAGCGATGTGAAAATAGAAGCTTTTAGTGCGCTCGGGCTAACTTACAGGATTCTGGAGGCCACCCTGCGCAGCATCAAGGGATTCAACTGCGTCCTCAAGTGGGTGGGCGGCATTGAGGACAGTGCGTTGCAGTTTAACGCGGACGTGGAGTCCTGTGGCGCCACCGCCAGCCAGGATGTGACCAATCTGATCAACGCTAACCTCAAGATCGTCAAAACCTGCGACGATATCGTCAATCTCAAGTCGAAAACGTGCGCCTCGGTGGAAGACGAGGAGCCCAAGGTCTCCAGCAGTTGCGTTGTGAAGACTGCGGGCAAGGTGTGGTCCCTCAAGGAGCAAGTTGAAAGTGCTATCGCACTGGCCGAAAAGATTCCCAAAACCGGACCGAATGCCGTCGTCTGTGTGAGCGATGCTGTCAACACCCTGACCACCTACTACACCGCCTTCCCAAAGAACATGGTCATTTGCTCTCAGCTCACCTCTTAA
- the ltl gene encoding leucine-rich repeat protein SHOC-2, translated as MTSLVYTVFHLATLQCSVRPEISPCTCETGKAWNHVELSCEKLESFNAVVDSLANKLGTETMIDLKITYSHLDDLEMRSFTDMNFNLYKLRMQWNGLKSLPEVPFRGLSNVTYLSIGDNELDEIPKHALSHMPSLRTLDIGRCNIRAVQQEDFRGIQRVTNLILVSNILQRLDKGSFPKSLLILHLGRNQLESLNGSLHDLDNLESLFINANNITSLDGELPDNSQLRLLMAHNNRLERLPANMAGMHSLETVHIHCNQLRSFDRVLRNAVNLSEVMAENNELEYLAKDEFASCSKVETLQMGCNHIKSLNSSLLPILKLKVANFSFNDIEEFSMAELHGLRSLKTLQLSNNRIQRLLPDPRGVQDLILINLDLDNNRIDSLNGALAGLANLRILNLAGNRLEHLQVGDFDGMIRLDILDLTGNQLAELKPLEMTLLPSLKILKVAYNNITKLEQDFKGLPVLCQANLTNNQISTISSELVTNTRCKNHNVPGKLEIHLDDNPIMCDVRLNELCRLMAVQEARIRGRSQCFENDQEVCTVLPMLYKVDLPIMVTNLKLGGREDAKPVMQMLVPSLIKANDELLPPIIATLGNPVLIGTTLVSPVLSPLPPPLLLSTTTTQAPPLPPPVEPEVEKNESTTAFPVTTSSTEETTTTTTTTETSSSQVAATEVITTTAPTTTTTSTTTPKPNETLPVIVELQEPNPPATPLNQTEDGVAQDESAALVPPEVQDPSLQQELERERERERERELERERDLDHEAVAKTEYETVEYIPNLVQPPVVGSDALTHSPPSKANALEEDSESVHSNSVHAEYPHAAQSLQIPEEPPEE; from the exons ATGACCTCCCTCGTCTACACCGTCTTCCACCTGGCGACGCTCCAATGTTCCGTGCGACCGGAGATCTCGCCCTGCACCTGCGAAACGGGCAAGGCCTGGAACCATGTGGAGCTCTCCTGCGAGAAACTGGAATCCTTCAATGCCGTCGTCGACAGCCTGGCCAATAAGCTCGGAACGGAGACCATGATAGACCTCAAGATCACCTACTCTCACCTCGACGACCTGGAAATGCGATCGTTTACGGATATGAACTTCAATTTGTACAAGCTACGGATGCAGTGGAACGGCCTAAA ATCGCTGCCCGAGGTGCCGTTCCGCGGGTTATCGAATGTCACCTACCTAAGCATCGGCGACAACGAACTCGACGAGATCCCGAAGCACGCTTTGAGCCACATGCCGAGCCTGAGGACCCTGGACATCGGGCGGTGCAACATACGGGCGGTGCAGCAGGAGGACTTCCGGGGCATCCAGCGGGTGACGAATCTGATCCTGGTGAGCAACATCCTGCAGCGCCTGGACAAGGGATCCTTCCCGAAGAGCCTGCTCATCCTGCATCTGGGTAGAAATCAGTTGGAGTCGCTGAATGGATCGCTTCACGATCTGGACAACCTGGAGTCGCTGTTCATCAATGCGAATAATATCACTTCGCTGGACGGGGAGTTGCCCGATAACAGTCAGTTGCGTCTGCTGATGGCCCACAATAATCGGTTGGAGCGACTGCCCGCCAACATGGCCGGAATGCACAGCCTGGAGACGGTGCACATCCACTGCAACCAACTGCGATCCTTCGATCGCGTCCTCCGCAACGCCGTCAACCTGTCCGAGGTCATGGCCGAGAACAATGAGCTGGAGTACCTGGCCAAGGATGAGTTCGCCTCCTGCTCCAAGGTGGAGACCCTGCAGATGGGCTGTAACCACATCAAGTCGCTCAATTCCTCGCTGCTGCCCATTCTCAAGCTGAAGGTGGCCAACTTCTCGTTCAACGACATCGAGGAGTTCTCGATGGCCGAACTGCATGGTCTGCGTTCGCTGAAGACCCTCCAGCTGTCCAACAATCGCATCCAACGCCTGCTGCCCGATCCCCGGGGAGTTCAGGATCTGATCCTCATCAATCTGGACCTGGATAACAACAGAATCGATTCCCTGAACGGGGCTCTGGCCGGTCTGGCGAATCTCCGGATACTCAATCTGGCCGGGAACCGATTGGAGCACCTGCAGGTGGGCGATTTCGACGGCATGATCCGCTTGGACATCCTCGACCTCACCGGAAATCAGCTGGCGGAGCTGAAGCCTCTGGAAATG ACCTTATTACCCAGCCTGAAGATCCTCAAGGTGGCGTATAATAATATCACCAAACTTGAGCAGGACTTCAAGGGGCTGCCCGTGCTGTGCCAGGCCAACTTGACCAACAACCAGATCTCGACCATCTCAAGCGAACTCGTCACCAACACGCGCTGCAAGAATCACAATGTTCCCGGCAAACTGGAGATACATCTAGATG ACAATCCCATAATGTGTGATGTGCGCCTGAACGAATTGTGTCGCCTGATGGCGGTCCAGGAGGCCCGAATCCGCGGACGCTCCCAGTGCTTCGAGAACGACCAGGAGGTGTGCACGGTACTCCCAATGCTGTACAAGGTGGACCTGCCCATTATGGTGACCAATCTGAAGTTGGGTGGTCGCGAGGACGCCAAACCGGTGATGCAGATGCTGGTGCCCTCGCTGATCAAGGCGAATGACGAGCTGCTGCCGCCAATCATTGCCACGCTGGGCAATCCAGTGCTCATTGGCACCACGCTGGTCAGTCCGGTGCTGTCGCCGCTGCCACCACCACTCTTGctgagcaccaccaccacccaggCACCACCGCTGCCACCTCCCGTGGAGCCGGAAGTGGAGAAGAACGAGTCCACGACAGCGTTTCCGGTGACCACCAGCAGCACAGAGGAAACCACGACCACTACGACCACCACAGAGACGAGCAGCAGTCAGGTGGCTGCCACCGAGGTGATAACCACCACTGCACCCACCACCACGACCACCAGCACCACGACGCCGAAGCCCAATGAGACGCTGCCCGTGATTGTGGAGCTCCAGGAGCCCAATCCGCCGGCCACTCCGCTCAACCAGACGGAGGATGGCGTGGCTCAGGATGAGTCGGCTGCCCTGGTTCCGCCAGAGGTTCAGGATCCCTCCCTGCAGCAGGAGCTGGAAAGGGAGAGGGAGCGGGAAAGGGAGAGGGAGCTGGAAAGGGAGCGTGATCTGGACCACGAGGCGGTGGCCAAGACCGAGTACGAGACGGTCGAGTATATACCCAATCTGGTGCAGCCGCCGGTGGTGGGCAGTGATGCACTCACTCACTCGCCGCCCAGCAAGGCGAACGCCTTGGAGGAGGACTCCGAGTCCGTGCACTCCAACTCCGTGCACGCCGAGTATCCGCACGCGGCGCAGAGCCTGCAGATACCGGAGGAACCGCCGGAGGAGTGA